From the Syntrophobacterales bacterium genome, one window contains:
- the cas2 gene encoding CRISPR-associated endonuclease Cas2, whose protein sequence is MEHLFIVSYDVSEPKRWRRVYRTMRGYGQWVQLSVFQCRMSKTRQVQLEAVLGDIVNQKEDHVLLLDLGPAEAVKPRVSSIGKPFEPIVPAPVIV, encoded by the coding sequence ATGGAGCATCTTTTTATAGTCAGCTATGATGTGAGTGAGCCCAAGCGGTGGCGGCGGGTGTACAGAACGATGCGCGGCTATGGCCAATGGGTGCAGTTATCTGTTTTTCAATGTAGAATGAGCAAAACCCGCCAGGTGCAACTGGAGGCTGTTCTGGGCGATATCGTAAACCAGAAGGAGGATCATGTTCTTTTGCTTGATCTTGGACCGGCTGAAGCTGTAAAACCACGAGTAAGCAGTATCGGCAAACCGTTTGAGCCGATCGTTCCGGCGCCTGTAATTGTCTGA